Proteins from a genomic interval of Sporolactobacillus sp. Y61:
- a CDS encoding IS3 family transposase produces the protein MSEGRITAEIMNVKLDNPDYGYRRVILDLNSRHFTVNHKKVQRIMRAEGLQSMAYTKRIRKYNSYEGTVGKIAKNHLKRRFMTDRPYQKLFADVSEFRWGHQTIKERLYLEPIMDLYSE, from the coding sequence ATGAGTGAGGGGCGAATCACTGCCGAAATTATGAATGTGAAACTGGATAATCCGGATTATGGCTATCGGCGTGTGATTCTGGACCTGAACAGCCGCCATTTCACGGTGAATCACAAAAAGGTTCAACGCATCATGAGAGCAGAAGGCCTTCAGTCGATGGCGTACACCAAACGGATCCGTAAATACAATTCTTATGAGGGGACCGTTGGTAAGATCGCTAAGAATCACCTGAAACGCCGGTTTATGACCGATCGTCCTTACCAGAAACTGTTCGCTGATGTATCGGAATTTCGATGGGGTCACCAAACCATCAAAGAACGGCTCTATCTTGAACCCATTATGGATCTCTATTCTGAGTAA
- a CDS encoding transposase produces the protein MTKYSIDFKVKVFGEYFEGMGCASLCYKCHIPSDKTVLSWVHRYQAKGMAGIKSCDQRPEYTCNFKLKVLQRMRENHSPLKVQLFISISLHRLRSINGIDGLKQGGVDGLKNKRGRPPMGKHKHLDRTASKNDKAKNPLQSDAQRLKDLELENELFGLRMNT, from the coding sequence ATGACCAAGTATTCCATTGATTTTAAGGTGAAAGTGTTTGGTGAGTATTTCGAAGGGATGGGATGTGCCTCATTGTGTTATAAGTGTCATATTCCATCTGATAAAACCGTTTTAAGCTGGGTGCATCGCTATCAGGCAAAAGGTATGGCAGGAATTAAAAGTTGTGATCAACGGCCGGAATATACCTGCAATTTTAAGCTGAAAGTATTACAACGAATGAGGGAGAACCATTCACCACTCAAAGTACAGCTCTTCATTTCAATATCTCTTCACCGTTTACGATCTATCAATGGGATCGACGGTTTGAAACAAGGGGGTGTGGATGGACTAAAAAATAAGCGAGGACGCCCGCCAATGGGGAAACATAAGCACCTGGACCGTACAGCCAGTAAGAACGACAAGGCCAAAAATCCGCTTCAGTCTGACGCGCAGCGGCTCAAGGATCTTGAATTGGAAAATGAGCTTTTCGGATTGAGAATGAATACTTAA
- a CDS encoding QueT transporter family protein: MKIRFIAINALVAAVYIVLTFAVQPVAFYALQLRLPEMLNHLIAFNKKYFIGIVVGVFMANLFFSPLLPYDLIFGTGQSVVALLISILLISRVKNVVARMLINTAVFSVTMCIIAWELTLAGVTENVPFLLNWLTLAAGEAIVMLVGTAVFYAVNKRLHFEKQI, from the coding sequence ATGAAAATCAGATTTATTGCAATTAATGCGCTGGTAGCAGCTGTGTATATTGTTCTCACTTTTGCTGTCCAGCCGGTTGCTTTTTATGCACTTCAGCTGCGACTCCCGGAAATGCTGAATCACCTGATCGCATTTAATAAGAAGTATTTTATCGGTATTGTCGTCGGCGTATTTATGGCTAATCTATTCTTTTCGCCTCTGCTTCCATATGATCTGATATTTGGTACCGGGCAATCCGTTGTGGCTCTTCTGATCTCAATCCTTTTGATTAGCAGGGTGAAGAACGTGGTAGCGAGAATGCTGATCAATACGGCTGTATTTTCCGTCACGATGTGCATTATTGCATGGGAACTGACATTGGCCGGTGTGACAGAAAATGTTCCTTTTCTTCTCAACTGGCTGACGCTTGCGGCTGGCGAAGCCATTGTCATGCTGGTTGGGACAGCTGTTTTCTATGCTGTCAATAAACGATTACACTTCGAAAAACAGATATAA
- a CDS encoding zinc metallopeptidase, whose product MLQYLIYMAILLLIPLWAQMRVKSTYSRFAQVSNSTGLTGARTARKILDENGLYDVTVREVQGTLTDHYDPRDKSVNLSSDIYHSATISGTAVAAHEVGHAIQDANDYTFMRVRSALVPVANLGSNLSYFLIIAGFLFGAMQLATLGVIFFAAAVLFQLVTLPVEFDASGRALKQVVSLGIIQEDERRGAKKVLSAAAMTYVAAALVSAMELIRFILMIFLANNREN is encoded by the coding sequence ATGCTACAATATCTAATTTACATGGCCATCTTGCTGCTAATCCCTTTGTGGGCGCAGATGCGTGTCAAATCAACGTACAGCCGTTTCGCACAGGTAAGTAATTCGACCGGACTTACCGGTGCGCGAACAGCAAGAAAAATTCTGGATGAAAACGGGTTGTATGATGTCACTGTCAGAGAAGTTCAGGGAACACTGACCGACCATTATGATCCCCGTGATAAATCAGTCAATCTGTCAAGCGACATTTATCACAGCGCAACAATTTCCGGGACTGCAGTCGCCGCTCATGAAGTCGGGCATGCCATTCAGGATGCAAATGATTACACCTTTATGCGCGTGAGATCAGCTTTGGTTCCGGTTGCAAATCTGGGATCCAATCTATCCTATTTTCTGATTATCGCCGGGTTCCTGTTCGGAGCTATGCAACTCGCTACACTTGGCGTGATTTTCTTCGCTGCTGCTGTCTTGTTTCAGCTGGTCACACTGCCTGTAGAATTTGATGCCTCTGGCAGGGCTTTAAAACAGGTTGTGTCACTCGGAATCATACAGGAAGATGAACGGAGAGGGGCTAAGAAAGTTCTGTCCGCTGCAGCAATGACTTATGTAGCCGCAGCACTTGTCTCTGCGATGGAACTTATCCGTTTCATTCTTATGATTTTCCTGGCAAATAATCGCGAAAACTAA
- a CDS encoding sporulation protein YpjB gives MKSEQTAFLFCLILFLIFISGFYIPDEKQKKTDNAELIVLSDRIYQYTAANQNRISKNLLDQYHVALADKRQQFAEDERRVLETLSSRLKLLLRSDVNNKEAEEAALALRLGTDASISNSDPLWKNMYPRIAQLMNTIKEAVENDRDPAVIRKEFNQFLNVYDSVYPSLYIDSTNDKLMTTDEHIAQLSQETSSNISKKEWLAKVSEVEKDLNQIFTREESLPENPGSDLLVFVSGGALIAVLTYVSWRKYHATVVRRQKR, from the coding sequence ATGAAATCTGAACAGACAGCTTTTCTGTTTTGCCTGATACTGTTTCTGATATTCATTTCCGGATTTTATATTCCTGATGAAAAACAGAAGAAGACGGATAACGCAGAACTGATCGTGCTGTCGGATCGTATCTATCAATATACCGCCGCAAACCAAAACAGGATATCGAAAAATTTACTCGATCAGTATCATGTGGCACTTGCCGATAAAAGGCAGCAATTTGCTGAAGACGAGCGACGGGTTCTTGAGACCCTGTCCAGCCGTCTGAAACTTCTTCTTCGGAGTGACGTAAATAATAAGGAAGCTGAAGAAGCGGCACTGGCGTTACGGCTGGGTACTGATGCTTCTATCTCGAACAGTGATCCATTATGGAAAAACATGTATCCACGGATAGCACAGCTTATGAACACGATAAAAGAAGCGGTAGAAAATGACCGGGATCCGGCGGTTATCCGCAAAGAATTTAATCAATTTCTAAATGTTTATGACTCAGTTTATCCTTCACTTTACATTGACAGCACGAATGATAAGCTGATGACGACAGATGAACATATTGCCCAACTGTCGCAGGAGACATCGTCAAACATCAGTAAGAAGGAATGGCTTGCTAAAGTATCGGAAGTTGAAAAAGATTTAAATCAGATTTTTACTCGTGAAGAAAGCCTGCCTGAAAATCCCGGATCTGATCTATTGGTTTTCGTTTCCGGAGGAGCCCTGATTGCTGTTCTTACTTACGTATCCTGGAGAAAGTATCATGCAACAGTGGTACGTAGACAGAAGAGATGA